In Magnetospirillum sp. XM-1, a single window of DNA contains:
- a CDS encoding YifB family Mg chelatase-like AAA ATPase gives MTTRTATVAFSGIDCLDIDVQVQVAAGMPAFTLVGLPDKAVGESRERVRAAFNAIGLALPPKRITVNLAPADLLKEGSHFDLPIALGLLGAMGVIPADEIMGYVALGELGLDGSIAPVAGVLPAAIAANASDRGLICPQSQGSEAAWAGEVEVLAAPSLLGLINHFKGSQILARPTPRRMDEDGAYLDLKDIKGQETAKRALEVAAAGAHNLLMMGPPGSGKSMLAARLPGLLPPLEPAEALEVSMIHSVAGQLAEGRLLTRRPFRDPHHSASVPSLVGGGLRARPGEVSLAHNGVLFLDELPEFQRGALEALRQPLESGRAVVARANAHVTYPARIQLVAAMNPCRCGHLGDPALACSKAPKCGQDYQSKISGPLFDRIDLHVEVPAVSPADLSLPPPAEGSAQVAARVAAARALQLDRYRGAAIRTNAEADGELLMKVASPDEAGRRLLTEAAERMRLSARGWHRVLRVARTLADLQGAEAVGRLQVAEALSYRRLMPGRAG, from the coding sequence ATGACCACCCGCACCGCTACCGTCGCCTTTTCCGGCATCGACTGCCTCGACATCGACGTTCAGGTGCAGGTGGCGGCGGGCATGCCGGCCTTCACCCTGGTGGGGCTGCCCGACAAGGCGGTGGGGGAAAGCCGCGAACGGGTCCGCGCCGCCTTCAACGCCATCGGCCTGGCGCTTCCCCCTAAGCGCATCACCGTCAATCTGGCGCCCGCCGATCTGTTGAAGGAAGGCAGCCATTTTGACCTGCCCATCGCGCTGGGCCTGCTGGGCGCCATGGGGGTGATTCCCGCCGACGAGATCATGGGCTATGTCGCCCTGGGCGAACTGGGCCTGGACGGTTCCATCGCTCCGGTGGCGGGCGTGCTGCCCGCCGCCATCGCCGCCAATGCCAGCGACAGAGGTCTGATCTGCCCCCAGTCCCAGGGCTCGGAAGCCGCCTGGGCGGGCGAGGTGGAGGTGCTGGCCGCTCCCTCCCTGCTGGGGCTGATCAATCATTTCAAGGGCAGCCAGATTCTCGCCCGCCCCACCCCGCGCCGCATGGACGAAGACGGGGCCTATCTGGATCTGAAGGACATCAAGGGCCAGGAAACGGCCAAGCGCGCCCTGGAAGTGGCCGCCGCCGGCGCCCACAATCTGCTGATGATGGGCCCGCCCGGTTCGGGCAAGTCCATGCTGGCCGCCCGTCTGCCCGGCCTGCTGCCGCCCTTGGAGCCCGCCGAGGCGCTGGAGGTCAGCATGATCCACTCGGTGGCGGGGCAGCTGGCCGAAGGCCGCCTGCTCACCCGGCGGCCCTTCCGCGACCCCCATCATTCCGCCTCCGTACCCTCCCTGGTGGGCGGCGGATTGCGGGCGCGGCCGGGCGAAGTGTCGCTGGCCCATAACGGCGTCCTGTTCCTCGACGAGCTGCCGGAATTCCAGAGGGGTGCGCTCGAAGCACTGCGCCAGCCCCTGGAATCGGGCCGCGCCGTGGTGGCTCGCGCCAACGCCCACGTCACCTATCCCGCCCGCATCCAGCTGGTGGCGGCCATGAATCCCTGCCGCTGCGGTCATCTGGGCGACCCGGCGCTCGCCTGCTCCAAGGCGCCCAAATGCGGCCAGGACTACCAGTCCAAGATTTCCGGCCCGCTGTTCGACCGCATCGACCTGCATGTGGAGGTGCCCGCCGTCAGCCCCGCCGATCTGTCCCTGCCGCCGCCCGCCGAAGGTTCGGCGCAAGTTGCGGCGCGGGTGGCGGCCGCCCGCGCCCTGCAGCTGGACCGCTACCGGGGTGCCGCCATCCGCACCAATGCCGAAGCCGACGGGGAATTGCTGATGAAGGTGGCCTCGCCCGACGAGGCCGGGCGCCGCCTGCTCACCGAGGCGGCCGAGCGCATGCGCCTGTCGGCGCGCGGCTGGCACCGGGTGCTGCGCGTCGCACGCACGCTGGCCGACCTCCAGGGGGCCGAGGCGGTCGGGCGCCTGCAGGTGGCCGAGGCGCTCTCATACCGAAGACTGATGCCGGGCCGCGCCGGTTGA
- the hisB gene encoding imidazoleglycerol-phosphate dehydratase HisB, translated as MRKAAITRNTTETSIKVAVDLDGSGKYAVKTGVGFLDHMLEQLSRHSLMDLEVEAKGDLHIDAHHTTEDVGIAIGQAVNQALGDRKGIARYGSAYVPMDEALTRVALDLSNRPYLIWKVTFGRDKLGTMDTELFKEWFQAFAQAAGATLHVESLYGDNDHHIVESCFKALARALRAATEIDPRKADAVPSTKGTLGGSL; from the coding sequence ATGCGCAAGGCTGCCATCACGCGCAATACCACCGAGACCAGCATCAAGGTCGCCGTCGATCTGGACGGCAGCGGCAAGTACGCCGTCAAGACCGGGGTGGGTTTCCTCGACCACATGCTGGAGCAATTGTCCCGGCATTCGCTGATGGACCTCGAGGTGGAGGCCAAGGGCGATCTGCACATCGACGCCCACCACACCACCGAGGACGTGGGCATTGCCATCGGCCAGGCGGTGAACCAGGCGCTGGGCGACCGCAAGGGCATCGCCCGCTACGGCTCGGCCTATGTCCCCATGGACGAGGCCCTGACCCGCGTGGCGCTCGACCTGTCCAACCGCCCCTACCTGATCTGGAAGGTGACGTTCGGCCGCGACAAGCTGGGCACCATGGACACCGAGCTGTTCAAGGAGTGGTTCCAGGCCTTCGCTCAGGCGGCGGGTGCGACCCTGCACGTGGAAAGCCTGTACGGCGACAACGACCACCACATTGTGGAAAGCTGCTTCAAGGCCCTGGCGCGGGCCTTGCGCGCCGCCACCGAGATCGACCCGCGCAAGGCCGATGCCGTGCCCTCGACCAAGGGCACCCTCGGGGGATCGCTGTGA
- the hslV gene encoding ATP-dependent protease subunit HslV has protein sequence MSESPLPSWHGTTIVCVRKAGRVVIAGDGQVSLGATVIKGNARKVRKVGGDTILVGFAGATADAFTLLERLEAKLEKHPGQLTRACVELAKDWRTDRYLRRLEAMMAVADKDVSLVLTGQGDVLEPEDGIIGIGSGGNYALAAARALIDVDGLDAEAIARKAMSIAAGICVYTNGNMIVESL, from the coding sequence ATGTCCGAATCCCCCCTTCCCTCCTGGCACGGCACCACCATTGTGTGCGTGCGCAAAGCGGGCCGCGTGGTCATCGCCGGCGACGGCCAGGTCAGCCTGGGCGCCACGGTGATCAAGGGCAACGCCCGCAAGGTGCGCAAGGTGGGTGGCGACACCATCCTGGTGGGTTTCGCCGGCGCCACCGCCGACGCCTTCACCCTGCTGGAGCGCCTGGAAGCCAAGCTGGAGAAGCATCCCGGCCAGCTGACCCGGGCCTGCGTCGAGCTGGCCAAGGATTGGCGCACCGACCGCTACCTGCGCCGCCTGGAAGCCATGATGGCGGTGGCCGACAAGGACGTCTCGCTGGTGCTGACCGGCCAGGGCGACGTGCTGGAGCCCGAGGACGGCATCATCGGCATCGGCTCGGGCGGCAATTATGCCCTGGCCGCGGCACGGGCCCTGATCGACGTGGATGGATTGGACGCCGAGGCCATTGCCCGCAAGGCCATGAGCATCGCCGCCGGGATCTGCGTCTACACCAACGGCAACATGATCGTGGAAAGCCTGTAA
- the hisF gene encoding imidazole glycerol phosphate synthase subunit HisF, translating to MLKMRIIPCLDVKDGRVVKGVNFVDLIDAGDPVEQAKLYDKAGADELTFLDITASHENRDTIYDVVRRTAEQCFMPLTVGGGVRVNDDIRKLLLAGADKVSINTAAVHRPEFVREAAEKFGSQCIVVAIDAKQTGPGKFEIFTHGGRNPTGIDAVEWARRMTEYGAGEILLTSMDRDGTKQGFNIPLTRAVADAVTVPVIASGGVGNLDHLVEGIRDGHATAVLAASIFHFGTYTIAQAKAHMRAAGIPVRP from the coding sequence ATGCTCAAGATGCGCATCATCCCCTGCCTGGACGTCAAGGACGGGCGCGTGGTCAAGGGGGTCAACTTCGTCGATCTGATTGACGCTGGCGATCCGGTGGAGCAGGCCAAGCTTTATGACAAGGCCGGCGCCGACGAGCTGACCTTCCTCGACATCACCGCCAGCCACGAGAACCGCGACACCATCTACGACGTGGTGCGCCGCACGGCGGAGCAATGTTTCATGCCGCTGACCGTGGGCGGGGGCGTGCGGGTCAACGACGACATCCGCAAGCTGCTGCTGGCCGGGGCCGACAAGGTCTCCATCAACACGGCCGCCGTGCATCGCCCGGAATTCGTGCGCGAGGCGGCCGAGAAGTTCGGCAGCCAGTGCATCGTGGTGGCCATCGACGCCAAGCAGACCGGGCCCGGCAAGTTCGAGATCTTCACCCATGGCGGCCGCAATCCCACCGGCATCGATGCGGTGGAATGGGCAAGGCGCATGACCGAATACGGGGCGGGCGAGATTCTGCTGACCTCCATGGACCGCGACGGCACCAAGCAGGGCTTCAACATTCCGCTCACCCGCGCCGTGGCCGACGCCGTCACCGTGCCGGTGATCGCCTCGGGCGGCGTGGGCAATCTCGACCATCTGGTGGAAGGCATCCGCGACGGCCACGCCACCGCCGTGCTGGCCGCCTCCATCTTCCATTTCGGGACCTATACCATCGCCCAGGCCAAGGCGCACATGCGCGCCGCCGGAATTCCCGTCCGCCCCTGA
- a CDS encoding peptidylprolyl isomerase produces MVRISRNRDTVRGRAMKIEGNTVVTLRLKVANLDGETVDSPAEPISYLHGGHGGLFPRLEAALDGKTAGDAVDITLEPKDGFGARDAGLVMTVPLDHVEQPPKVGETLEREYRGTSLQYRVVAVDDRNVELDANHPLAGMTLVFSATVTEVRAATPEEAAAEVAALNQAAWDWKARERALLQARDEAKDEAEAAIVAEAEAAGLVETTYVPQLGTQFRFVFRSQTHKLCWLAPLFLLPAVAAWAGYRGWEKTCAALLVLWLAWTFLAPAAIGKAIKLWGYRFLFFDFSPNLTPSRLESGIANGGTALSVLAVVVFTLVALFKIEHLSDLFTIIGVDLALLFAIGVLMMILLPFMVIILTAFRVRPVVDKQPAGQPAP; encoded by the coding sequence ATGGTCCGTATCTCCCGCAACAGGGACACCGTCCGGGGCCGCGCCATGAAGATCGAAGGCAATACCGTCGTCACCTTGCGCCTGAAGGTGGCCAACCTGGATGGCGAGACCGTCGATTCTCCGGCCGAGCCCATCAGCTATCTGCACGGCGGGCACGGCGGACTGTTTCCCAGGCTGGAAGCAGCCCTGGACGGCAAGACGGCCGGGGATGCCGTCGACATAACCCTGGAGCCCAAAGACGGGTTCGGGGCCCGTGACGCCGGGCTGGTCATGACCGTGCCGCTGGACCACGTCGAGCAGCCCCCCAAGGTGGGCGAGACGCTGGAGCGGGAATATCGGGGAACCTCGCTCCAATACCGCGTGGTCGCGGTGGACGACCGCAACGTCGAGCTGGACGCCAACCACCCGCTGGCCGGCATGACGCTGGTGTTTTCCGCCACGGTGACGGAGGTGCGGGCGGCCACCCCCGAGGAGGCCGCGGCGGAAGTCGCCGCCCTGAACCAGGCCGCCTGGGACTGGAAGGCGCGGGAAAGAGCCCTGCTCCAGGCCAGGGACGAGGCGAAGGACGAGGCCGAAGCCGCCATTGTCGCCGAGGCCGAGGCGGCGGGACTGGTCGAGACCACCTATGTGCCCCAGCTGGGGACCCAGTTCCGTTTCGTCTTCCGCTCGCAGACCCACAAGCTGTGCTGGCTGGCGCCCCTGTTCCTGTTGCCCGCAGTGGCGGCTTGGGCGGGCTATCGCGGCTGGGAGAAGACCTGCGCCGCCCTGCTCGTGCTGTGGCTCGCCTGGACCTTCCTTGCTCCGGCCGCCATCGGTAAGGCGATTAAGCTGTGGGGCTATCGGTTCCTGTTCTTCGACTTCTCGCCCAACCTCACCCCCAGCCGGCTGGAAAGCGGCATCGCCAACGGCGGCACAGCCCTTTCGGTTTTGGCGGTCGTGGTCTTTACCCTGGTCGCCTTGTTCAAGATCGAGCATCTGTCCGACCTGTTCACCATTATCGGCGTCGACTTGGCCTTGCTCTTCGCGATCGGCGTGCTGATGATGATCCTGTTGCCGTTCATGGTGATCATCCTCACCGCGTTCCGGGTCCGGCCGGTCGTCGACAAGCAACCCGCCGGCCAGCCGGCGCCGTAA
- the hisH gene encoding imidazole glycerol phosphate synthase subunit HisH, whose amino-acid sequence MSGVVAIIDYGSGNLRSAAKAFERVVAEASLDLSVAVTNDPKVVERATRIVLPGVGAFADCRAGLMDLPGMAETLTERVLARGVPFFGICVGMQLMASIGREHGMHAGLGWVAGEVVPLGVEDQGLKVPHMGWNQLVPDGLSHPLLAGLDSEAHAYFVHSYKFVPANPAHCLAHVEYGGPVTAVVGRDNMVGTQFHPEKSQITGLKVISNFLTWTP is encoded by the coding sequence GTGAGCGGTGTCGTCGCCATTATCGATTACGGCTCGGGCAACCTGCGCTCGGCCGCCAAGGCCTTTGAGCGGGTGGTGGCCGAGGCCAGTCTGGACCTCAGCGTGGCGGTCACCAACGACCCTAAGGTGGTGGAGCGCGCGACGCGCATCGTGCTGCCCGGCGTCGGCGCCTTCGCCGATTGCCGCGCCGGCCTGATGGATCTGCCCGGCATGGCCGAGACCCTGACCGAGCGGGTGCTGGCGCGCGGCGTGCCGTTCTTCGGCATCTGCGTCGGCATGCAGCTGATGGCCTCCATCGGCCGCGAGCACGGCATGCATGCCGGGCTGGGCTGGGTGGCCGGCGAGGTGGTGCCGCTGGGCGTCGAGGACCAGGGGCTCAAGGTCCCGCACATGGGCTGGAACCAGCTGGTGCCGGACGGGCTGTCCCATCCGCTGCTGGCCGGGCTGGATTCCGAGGCCCACGCCTATTTCGTCCATTCCTACAAGTTCGTGCCGGCCAATCCCGCCCATTGCCTCGCCCATGTGGAGTATGGCGGCCCGGTCACCGCCGTGGTGGGCCGCGACAACATGGTCGGCACCCAGTTCCATCCCGAGAAGTCCCAGATCACGGGGCTCAAGGTGATTTCCAACTTCCTGACGTGGACTCCTTAA
- a CDS encoding BON domain-containing protein, which yields MRPLLNALLIAAMGGMLSGCAATVVGAGASAGVAAAEERGLDGAVDDLKIRTEINHLWFQKDVEMYRKVTLNISEGRVMLTGLVATEQARADAVRLCWQVGGVKEVLNEIKVVAAGESGWDQANDLWIQNKLKARLLTDGDVKNINYIVDVTDSVVYLLGIAQSSAELDRVIAHARDVSGVKRVISHVRLKTDPKRNGG from the coding sequence TTGCGCCCGCTGCTCAATGCCCTGCTGATCGCCGCCATGGGCGGAATGCTGTCCGGCTGCGCCGCCACCGTGGTGGGGGCCGGCGCCTCGGCCGGCGTGGCCGCCGCCGAGGAGCGCGGCCTGGACGGCGCCGTCGATGACCTGAAAATCAGGACGGAAATCAATCACTTATGGTTCCAGAAGGATGTGGAGATGTACCGCAAGGTCACTCTCAACATCTCGGAAGGCCGGGTGATGCTGACCGGTCTGGTCGCCACCGAGCAGGCCCGCGCCGACGCGGTGCGCCTGTGCTGGCAGGTGGGCGGTGTCAAGGAGGTCCTGAACGAGATCAAGGTGGTGGCCGCCGGCGAATCCGGCTGGGACCAGGCCAACGATTTGTGGATCCAGAACAAGCTGAAGGCCCGGCTGCTCACCGACGGCGACGTGAAGAACATCAACTACATCGTCGATGTCACCGATTCCGTGGTCTACCTGCTGGGCATCGCCCAGAGCAGCGCCGAGCTGGACCGGGTGATCGCCCATGCCCGCGACGTCAGCGGGGTGAAGCGGGTGATCAGCCATGTGCGCCTGAAGACCGATCCCAAGCGGAACGGCGGCTGA
- a CDS encoding phosphoribosyl-ATP diphosphatase — MAQDSKILEELYTVIASRKGTDPDKSYTAKLFARGRGKIAQKFGEEAVETVVAALSEGKEQLVGESADTLYHLLVLWADCGVEPAKVWAELARRTGTSGIDEKKSRAKK; from the coding sequence TTGGCCCAGGACAGCAAGATTCTCGAGGAACTGTACACGGTGATCGCCAGCCGCAAGGGCACCGATCCCGACAAGTCCTATACCGCCAAGCTGTTCGCCCGCGGGCGTGGCAAGATCGCCCAGAAGTTCGGCGAGGAAGCGGTGGAGACCGTGGTCGCCGCCCTGTCCGAGGGCAAGGAGCAGCTGGTGGGCGAAAGCGCCGACACGCTGTATCACCTGCTGGTGCTGTGGGCCGATTGCGGCGTCGAGCCGGCCAAGGTGTGGGCCGAACTGGCCCGGCGCACCGGCACGTCGGGCATCGACGAGAAGAAGTCGCGCGCCAAGAAGTGA
- the gshB gene encoding glutathione synthase, giving the protein MSLAVAIQMDPIESIDIDADSTFVLALEAEKRGHVLYHYLPRDLALRNGKILARVRPLTVRRVKGDHFSLGEARTMDLAEMDVVLMRQDPPFDMAYITATHLLDHIHPRTLVVNDPTHVRNAPEKLLVTHFGDLMPPTLITSDREQILDFRDEHKDIIVKPLFGNGGAGVFHLLPGDENLNSLLEMFTQLYREPVMVQRYLPEVRQGDKRIILVDGVAVGAVNRVPAEGEARSNLHVGGTAKPTTLTAREQEICAAIGPTLKERGLIFVGIDVIGDYLTEINVTSPTGIQQIDRFDGVCIEGLIWDAIEARRASS; this is encoded by the coding sequence ATGAGCCTTGCCGTCGCCATCCAGATGGATCCCATCGAGTCCATCGACATCGATGCCGATTCCACCTTCGTCCTGGCGCTGGAGGCCGAGAAGCGGGGCCATGTCCTGTACCATTACCTGCCGCGCGACCTGGCGCTGAGAAACGGCAAGATCCTGGCCCGCGTGCGGCCCCTGACGGTGCGCCGGGTCAAGGGCGACCATTTCAGCCTGGGCGAGGCCAGGACCATGGACCTGGCGGAGATGGACGTGGTGCTGATGCGCCAGGACCCGCCCTTCGACATGGCCTACATCACCGCCACCCACCTGTTGGACCACATCCATCCCCGCACCCTGGTGGTCAACGACCCCACCCATGTGCGCAACGCCCCGGAAAAGCTGCTGGTCACCCATTTCGGCGATCTGATGCCGCCCACCCTGATCACCTCGGACCGCGAGCAGATCCTGGATTTCAGGGACGAGCACAAAGACATCATCGTCAAGCCACTGTTCGGCAACGGCGGCGCGGGCGTTTTCCACCTGCTGCCCGGCGACGAGAACCTCAATTCCCTGCTGGAGATGTTCACCCAGCTCTACCGCGAGCCGGTGATGGTCCAGCGCTATCTGCCCGAGGTGCGCCAGGGCGACAAGCGCATCATTCTGGTGGACGGCGTGGCGGTGGGCGCGGTGAACCGCGTGCCGGCCGAGGGCGAGGCCCGCTCCAACCTGCATGTGGGCGGCACCGCCAAACCCACCACGCTGACGGCCCGTGAACAGGAGATCTGCGCCGCCATCGGCCCGACGCTCAAGGAACGCGGCCTGATTTTCGTGGGCATCGACGTCATCGGCGACTACCTGACCGAGATCAACGTCACCTCGCCCACCGGCATCCAGCAGATCGATCGGTTCGATGGCGTGTGCATCGAGGGCCTGATCTGGGACGCCATCGAAGCTCGCAGGGCGTCTTCATAA
- a CDS encoding SirB1 family protein — MSEAAARVRERLTALGRLEDRDLDPAEPALLLAALGQARRGALLDIAPYLALLDEMAAQLRTEAEDCPDAEALALRLFQLLGRRHRFQGDERDDDDLGDLDLLTVMDRRRGGNDALGLLALAVTRRAGMVAEGLAFPAHFLLRLGLADGSRVIVDPLGGGQPLSAPDLRAMLKAAAGLDAELEPAHYAAMSNRDLLLRLGNAAKLRLLRLGYVDRALAMVESLLLVAPDACLLWREAGLMHMRLDHAAQAVAALEQFLARTSSAQAKARTLALLAELRRRLT; from the coding sequence ATGAGCGAGGCCGCCGCCCGGGTGCGCGAACGCCTGACGGCCCTGGGCCGGCTGGAGGATCGCGACCTGGACCCGGCGGAACCCGCGCTGCTGCTGGCCGCCCTGGGCCAGGCGCGGCGGGGAGCCCTTCTGGACATCGCCCCCTATCTGGCCCTGCTCGACGAGATGGCCGCCCAATTGCGGACCGAGGCGGAAGATTGCCCCGACGCCGAGGCCCTGGCCCTTCGCCTGTTCCAGCTGTTGGGACGCCGCCATCGCTTCCAGGGCGACGAGCGCGACGACGACGATCTGGGCGATCTGGACCTGCTGACCGTGATGGATCGCCGCCGCGGCGGCAACGACGCGCTGGGCCTGCTGGCCCTGGCGGTGACCCGGCGGGCCGGGATGGTGGCCGAGGGGCTGGCCTTTCCCGCCCATTTCCTGCTGCGCTTAGGGCTCGCCGACGGCAGCCGGGTGATCGTCGATCCCCTGGGCGGCGGCCAGCCGCTGTCCGCGCCCGATCTTCGCGCCATGCTGAAGGCGGCCGCCGGCCTGGACGCCGAGCTGGAACCGGCCCATTACGCCGCCATGAGCAACCGCGACCTGCTGCTCAGGCTGGGCAACGCCGCCAAGCTGCGGCTGCTTCGCCTGGGCTACGTGGATCGCGCCCTGGCCATGGTGGAATCCCTGCTGCTGGTGGCCCCCGACGCCTGCCTGTTGTGGCGCGAGGCCGGGCTGATGCACATGCGGCTCGACCACGCCGCCCAGGCCGTCGCGGCGCTCGAGCAATTCCTGGCCCGCACCTCCAGCGCCCAGGCCAAGGCCCGCACCCTGGCGCTGCTGGCCGAGCTGAGACGCCGCCTGACCTGA
- the rsmI gene encoding 16S rRNA (cytidine(1402)-2'-O)-methyltransferase, translated as MEPGGDTEAKGRPWARGSKPSAGLYLVATPIGNLGDITLRALEVLGHADLVACEDTRVTGKLMQLLGLKAPLTPYHDHNADKARPALLARLGRGEVVALVSDAGTPMVSDPGFKLVRDCIESGISVTALPGASAVLTALQLSGIASERFLFAGFLPSKGAARRAALQELAQVPATLVFYESPHRTGESLADMVTVLGDRMGAVTRELTKLHEEVVRGSLSELAGRYGDSPPRGEVAIVVSGPQAGGPATPADMEGRLRAEVEKGLSIKDASALVAAETGHPRRDVYATALRLFRGGNEE; from the coding sequence TTGGAGCCCGGCGGCGACACTGAGGCGAAAGGTAGACCCTGGGCACGCGGAAGTAAACCAAGCGCCGGCCTCTATCTGGTCGCCACCCCCATCGGCAATCTGGGCGACATCACGCTGAGGGCCCTCGAGGTGCTGGGCCACGCCGATCTGGTGGCCTGCGAGGATACCCGCGTCACCGGCAAGCTGATGCAGCTGCTGGGCCTGAAAGCCCCGCTCACCCCCTATCACGACCACAACGCCGACAAGGCGCGGCCCGCGCTGCTCGCCCGCCTCGGCAGGGGCGAGGTGGTCGCGCTGGTGTCCGACGCCGGCACCCCCATGGTCTCGGACCCGGGATTCAAGCTGGTTCGGGATTGCATCGAATCGGGTATCTCCGTCACCGCCCTGCCCGGCGCCTCGGCGGTTCTGACGGCTTTACAACTATCAGGCATTGCTTCCGAGCGATTCCTCTTCGCCGGCTTCCTGCCGTCCAAGGGGGCGGCGCGCCGCGCCGCGCTGCAGGAGCTGGCCCAGGTCCCCGCCACCTTGGTGTTTTACGAATCCCCCCACCGGACGGGGGAGTCCCTGGCCGACATGGTCACCGTGCTGGGCGACCGGATGGGGGCGGTGACCCGCGAGCTGACCAAGCTGCACGAGGAGGTGGTCCGGGGCAGCCTGTCCGAACTGGCCGGTCGCTATGGCGATTCGCCGCCGCGCGGCGAAGTGGCCATCGTCGTCTCGGGACCCCAGGCGGGGGGACCGGCCACGCCGGCCGACATGGAGGGCCGTTTGCGCGCTGAAGTGGAAAAAGGCCTTTCCATCAAAGATGCCAGCGCCCTGGTGGCGGCCGAAACCGGCCATCCGAGGCGCGATGTCTACGCCACGGCGCTGCGACTGTTCCGAGGGGGCAACGAGGAATGA
- the hisA gene encoding 1-(5-phosphoribosyl)-5-[(5-phosphoribosylamino)methylideneamino]imidazole-4-carboxamide isomerase: MFLFPAIDLKDGACVRLKLGLMEESTVFNTDPGAQARDFAAAGAEWIHVVDLNGAFAGKPVNGAAVDSILKSVTVPVQLGGGIREMATIEDWLARGIRRVILGTVALKNPSLVKEACKRFPGRVAVGIDAKGGKVAVEGWAETSDLTVLELARKFEDCGVAALIYTDIDRDGVLAGPNVAATAALADAISIPVIASGGVSSLDDLKALKAYPKLEGVISGRAIYDGRIDVAQAIALLKA, translated from the coding sequence ATGTTCCTGTTTCCCGCCATCGACCTCAAGGACGGCGCCTGCGTTCGGCTCAAACTGGGCCTGATGGAGGAATCCACGGTGTTCAACACCGATCCCGGCGCCCAGGCCCGCGACTTCGCCGCCGCCGGCGCCGAGTGGATTCACGTGGTCGACCTCAACGGCGCCTTCGCCGGCAAGCCGGTCAATGGCGCCGCGGTGGACAGCATCCTCAAATCCGTTACGGTCCCGGTCCAACTGGGCGGCGGCATCCGCGAGATGGCCACCATCGAGGATTGGCTGGCGCGCGGCATCCGCCGGGTGATCCTCGGCACCGTGGCGCTGAAGAACCCGTCTTTGGTCAAGGAGGCGTGCAAGCGCTTTCCCGGCCGGGTGGCGGTGGGCATCGACGCCAAGGGCGGCAAGGTGGCGGTGGAAGGCTGGGCCGAGACCTCGGACCTCACCGTGCTGGAACTGGCCCGCAAGTTCGAGGATTGCGGCGTCGCCGCCCTGATTTACACCGACATCGATCGCGACGGCGTGCTGGCCGGCCCCAATGTGGCGGCCACGGCGGCGCTGGCCGATGCCATCTCCATTCCGGTGATTGCCTCGGGCGGCGTGTCGAGCCTCGACGACCTCAAGGCGCTGAAGGCGTACCCCAAGCTGGAAGGCGTCATCTCGGGCCGCGCCATCTATGACGGGCGCATCGACGTGGCCCAGGCCATCGCGCTCCTGAAGGCCTGA
- a CDS encoding histidine triad nucleotide-binding protein produces the protein MAYDSNNIFARILRGEIPCKKVHEDEHTLAFHDINPQAPVHILVIPKGAYVSMNDFSARASDAEIAGLVRAVGKVAEMAGVTADGWRMLSNIGENGHQEVPHLHIHIFGGRKLGHMLPKTGA, from the coding sequence ATGGCCTACGATTCCAACAACATCTTCGCCCGTATTCTTCGGGGGGAAATCCCCTGCAAGAAGGTGCACGAGGACGAGCACACCCTGGCCTTCCACGACATCAATCCCCAGGCCCCCGTCCATATCCTGGTGATTCCCAAGGGCGCCTATGTCTCCATGAACGATTTCTCGGCGCGGGCCTCGGATGCCGAGATCGCCGGTCTGGTGCGCGCCGTGGGCAAGGTGGCCGAGATGGCCGGCGTTACTGCCGACGGCTGGCGCATGCTGAGCAATATCGGCGAGAACGGCCACCAGGAAGTGCCCCACCTGCATATCCACATCTTCGGCGGCCGCAAGCTCGGTCACATGCTGCCCAAGACCGGGGCGTAG
- a CDS encoding YraN family protein yields MNSAPRSRSHQAAQRRGRMAERIAALFLRLKGYAILAQGLKSGRGSGAGEVDLVARRGDLVAFVEVKNRPSLNQAIESLTSFQRQRIERSAAAFLARRPELARCGVRFDMVLVAPWRLPRHIPDAWRID; encoded by the coding sequence ATGAATTCCGCACCCCGTTCGCGCTCCCATCAGGCGGCGCAACGGCGCGGCCGGATGGCGGAGCGGATTGCCGCCCTGTTTTTGCGCCTCAAGGGTTATGCAATCCTGGCCCAAGGGCTGAAATCCGGCCGGGGATCGGGGGCGGGCGAGGTGGATCTGGTGGCCCGGCGCGGCGATCTGGTGGCCTTCGTCGAGGTCAAGAACCGCCCCAGCCTAAACCAAGCTATTGAATCTCTTACATCTTTTCAGAGACAGCGGATCGAGCGCTCCGCGGCCGCCTTCCTGGCCCGACGGCCCGAGCTGGCCCGCTGCGGCGTGCGCTTCGACATGGTGCTGGTCGCCCCCTGGCGCCTGCCCCGCCATATCCCCGACGCTTGGAGAATTGATTAG